CCCGCCCATCGAATAGCAGAAGGCCGTGAGCCCGAGGAACGCCACGTGCGCGGGAAACAGCAGCACGAGGGTGCTCAGTAGGTTCATCACCACGGTTGCGCCGATAACGACCAGCCGGCCATAGCGGTCCATCAGGTGGCCGCCCGCAAACGTGGCTACGGCGCGGAGACCCGTGAGCAAGGAGAGCACCAGTCCCACCGTTGCCGGGTCGAGCTCCAGCGTCACCCCGCCGTAGAGCGGCAGGGCGACGGCCCGCAGCGTCGAAGCGCCGCCCCAGAGCAGGGCGCCGAACGCCAGCACGCCGGCGATCGCGCGCCACGACACCGGGCGGCCCGGTGCGGACCGCGTCTCATCCGCAGTGCTGGCAACCGGCTTTGCGTCGCGGATCAACGCAACCGCAATCACCGCGCCGATCACCGCCACGGCGGCCGCCATCACCAGGGCCGAGCGCCATCCGAGGGCGACCGCCAGACCTCCGGCGGCAACCGGGCTCGCCAGCATGCCGATCTGAAATCCCGTCAGCCCGCGCGAGATCGTGCGCCCACGGGCCGCCGGGGGCGCCAGCCGCACCAGGTGGGCCACGGAGGCGCTCTCGATGAACGCGGCGGCCATGCCCGACCCGAACACAGCGCCGACCAGGGCCCAGAACCCCGGCGCGGCGGCGGCGGCCAGCCCTCCCAACGCGAACGCGAGCGAAGCGATGGCGAGCAGTCGACGCGGACCCACGCGATCCGTCAAATAGCCCGCCGCCGGCGTGACGAGAACCCGGCTCAGCGAGGGAACGGCCACCAGCACGCTGAGCGTCGCGAAGTTGACGTCGAACTCCGCCTGGATCGGCACGAGCAACGGCCCGTAGACCGACGCCCCAAATGCCGTGGCCGCGATGATTCCGAACGTGGCGGCGACCTGGGAGACCTCAGGCGAACGGATTAGGGTCACGTGGCAGCGGTGCGGTCAATTTGAAGCGAGGGCGATGTCCTGGTGACGGTGGTGTAGATCGACCGACGACGTCAACCTTGTGCCGGTGCTCCAATCCACTTGGACGCCGGCTGCTACGCTCCCGCCGTCCGCTCAATCACGCGATTCCAAAGGCCCGATCATGCGCACCGGCAGCGGTCGATTTACCTACGACCTGGTTCCTGGCTGGGCCAAGATCCCGCCCAACATCTCCACCGGGTGGATCGGCGGCGTGGTGACCGACAGCCGCGGGCGGCTCTACTGCTTCGGCCGCGGCACGCATCCCATGTTGGTCTTCGACCGCGAGGGCTCGCTGGTGGATCACTGGGGCGACACGTTCGTCAGCCACGCGCACGGGGCGTTCATCGACGACGAGGAGCAGCTCTGGCTCACGGATCGCTTCGCCCAGGTCGTGTGGGTCTG
The genomic region above belongs to Chloroflexota bacterium and contains:
- a CDS encoding MFS transporter, translated to MTLIRSPEVSQVAATFGIIAATAFGASVYGPLLVPIQAEFDVNFATLSVLVAVPSLSRVLVTPAAGYLTDRVGPRRLLAIASLAFALGGLAAAAAPGFWALVGAVFGSGMAAAFIESASVAHLVRLAPPAARGRTISRGLTGFQIGMLASPVAAGGLAVALGWRSALVMAAAVAVIGAVIAVALIRDAKPVASTADETRSAPGRPVSWRAIAGVLAFGALLWGGASTLRAVALPLYGGVTLELDPATVGLVLSLLTGLRAVATFAGGHLMDRYGRLVVIGATVVMNLLSTLVLLFPAHVAFLGLTAFCYSMGGFGATSPVILLADRVPARHAGRGVAALQASSGTSALLLPLAAGALMDAAGIVALALMLLPVFVLAILVGAVVARPPGARPQPSSVASVD